The Mauremys mutica isolate MM-2020 ecotype Southern chromosome 20, ASM2049712v1, whole genome shotgun sequence genome contains the following window.
AAGCCGTTCCCTATCGCTGAGCCCATCGGAAAAGCCAGCCCCCGTTTGTGGCTCGTTCCGGCCGCCGCTCGCTCGCTCACTCGCTCGGGGAGAGGAGCAATTTACggagagaaagaaacaaaaaaccccaccccggACAAAGTGAGGGAAATGGGCCTGAAGCGCCCGCCCCAGAGAGAATCGCTGGCAAATGGCCCCGCGTGGCCCTGCAAAAAGCAGCCGCCCAAGGCCGGGGGTCTTAGCCAAGGGGTTCACAGAGctccagttggggggggggaagaggggctgtTGGGAAGTAATTTGCATACTGCAGAGCCACCGCGGAGGTACTCCGGCCCCCGCCGGGAGCAAAGCCCCCGCCTTTGCACACCCCGGGTTTGCACGCaccgagggtgaccagatcgcaagtGCAAAAAGTCGGGACACTTTATTTATAGTGATAGTTGCGTATATAAGACACCGCCCCTAAGATTGGCACAGCTGGTCGCCCTACGTGCCATCGGCTCCCCATCGCCGCGGACAGCGACAAAGCTCATGATCCACCTCACCCCGCTCAACCCTGAGGTGCTACTTGTGTGTGGGGATgtggcctaagggagttaggtgcctaagtccccttGGAAGGCAGGTGTTTAAGTCCCTTAGGGTCTGGACCTTGCTGGCGGTTTGAGGCGGGACCCTCGGACGGGCTGAGCCGGACGAAAAGCTTCGTGGGGGTTGCTGGCTGCAGCCTCTCCCATTGGGAACGCTCGAGCCCCGGGGGACTCTGGGAATATGGTCCGTCATGGCCAGCTCCCCAGCACGACTCCGGCCCACGCTGGCAGAACTGCCATGGACCCGGCATCCCGTAGCCCCTCCGTGAAACGGCCTGGGTGTGTTTCCCAGACAGGAATGGAAACGGTCTGGATTTGTCCCCAATTTGCAGAGTGACCGTCTTTCTCCAAAACACGCCGTAGGCGTTGGAGTGAAATAGGCCTGGGCAAACGGCAGCAAACAAATCCCACCACAAGAACTTCAAACACCTCGAATGAAAAgaaacccaaactcccttcccctCGCAGGGCAGAGGAAGTGAGAGCTGATTAACTAattctccccacccagggacccGCAGAGTTTCCCGGGGGGAGACCGTCTGAATTGCTAATGTAAAAACACCACAGACAGTTGTCTGTGAAAGCCCCAAACCCAGGCACAATACCAAATTTTACCCCCCCTTTAGGCCACCGACCCACAGCGTCAAGGTGGGAGGTGAGTCAGCGAAACGTCGCACGTTCCTTTGCCCCTGGGGGCAACCACATGGACTCAGATGTCttcaccccccagccagccccgctccctcccttTCTACCTTCGTCTGGATCCCTCTGCTCGTCTGCTGCTCCTGGGTCCCTTCGCAGTAGGTGTGACACAGCTTGGCCGCCGCTAAGGACAGCAGCACCGTCAGCACCAGGGGGCTTTTCATTTTCCTCTGCcgagggcggggccgggggctgatGGCCGAGCTAAGGGACGAGAGAGACAAGGAGGTTGCAGGCCAAAGGGGGAGGCGTTTCCCGACCAGAACAAGGCTGGATTCGTTCTCAGCATTAGTAGCGAGGAGGCGGGACTGCGTTCTAGTCCCCGCTCTGCCACCGGCCTGCCAGCCGACCTCGGGACAAGTCACGGCCCCCGCtcggtgcctcggtttccccagccGTACACTTGGGATCACGCTACCCACCTGCCTTGGCCCAGTGCGTGGAGCTCCACGGGTGCGGCGCGTAAGAGCGAAGGGCCTCTACTCACGCATGGTCGTGGAAACGCTTGCAAATGGGAGGGAGTGTTATATAATCGAGCCCTAGAAGGCAAACCAGCTTGTTGGGGGGGCACGAAGGAGACGTGGAGAGGAGCAAACGCAGGGGCTAAAGCAGAACGTGTAGGGATAGGTAAGATTGGTGCAAGGCGTGCGTCTCACTAGTGCGGGGAGGTTCACACTAGACCCAGTGCTCTAATGCCTAAGACACCTCCCCACCCAGGTAGGGAAGCCATCAAATAACCCCCTTTCCCAAGCCTGTTCCAGTTCATCACTCGGCTCCTGGACTCTGACTCGGGGAGGAAATCAGATCGCCGAGTGCAATCCGTCCGCCATCCCCACCGGCCGGGGCAAGGGCTGGCTCTCCTCCCCGGAATTTCGGACAGATCCGGGTAGGATTTTAAGCCATTTTTGCCTGACAAGCCTGAAAAATAAAGTCTCAActttggaagggggaaaaaaaaaaaagggaaatgtcGTTAAAGCGAAGGAACAGAACGTGCTGGGAATTTGGAGGAAAAGCCGGAGACAATCAGAGTAACTCAGTGACCCAGACTGATTTCTTTCCCTATGCAAGCCAGGGGAAATTATCTTTTCAGCCCGGTGAAATCTCCTCCCTGGCACCGAGGCGGGAGAAAAACAGCGGAAGCTGGAGAAAATTACCGCCAGCAATTCAGAGTGGGAAAATGCCTCTCCCGCTGATGTGATTTGTACGAGATCGGATTTGGTTTTGCTGATGAGGTGCCAGTCACCACTGTCTATTGGCATCAGCCGTCTGGGACTGATCTCGATTCTCCGGGCTAATCAGCTCAGTGGAGCtgaatttaccccccccccactccccgccagcTAATCAAGTCTGTTAGCTGAAGTGCACATTGCACGTCACCCAGCAAAAGCCACCACGGGAAGGGGGCAAAAACCTTCACCCTTGGAAATCTCTCGCACTTACACAAGGAACTCGGAGCCAGAGAGTCAGGAAGGGGCCAGCCTGCCCGGCGGGCAGCCCCCGTTTGCTcctgccagcctctccagggcacTGCTGCGTTTTGCGAAGTTTGctggtggttggcagagaggaagCAGCCAGGAAGGAGTGTGAGGGAAAGGGGGCAGTTTGCCTTTATTTGGGGACGGGAGACCCATCATTAAACAGCGCTGAGATGGCACACGCATATGCCCAGGCACGGTAATGCCCACCCATCCGATTGCCCACGCCGTGCTTCTCCCGCCcatcacagtcacacacacacacaaacccggATCCACTGACACACACACGTGCAAACACACTCGCTcagtcacacacactcacaaaccTGGATCCACTGACAAACACACGTGCAAACACACTCGCTcagtcacacacactcacaaaccCGGATCCACTGACACACACACGTGCAAACACACTcagtcacacacactcacaaaccCGGATCCACTGACACACACACGTGCAAACACACTCGCTCAcagtcacacacactcacaaaccCGGATCCACTGACGCACACACACGTGCAAACACACTCGCTcagtcacacacactcacaaactCAGATCCACTGacgcacacacatacaaacacactcgctcacagtcacacacactcacaaaccCGGATCCACTGACGCACACGCGTACAAACACACTCACTCACAGTCACACGCACTCACAAACCCAATTCCACTGATGCACACACGTGCAAACACACTCAGTCAcagtcacacacactcacaaatcTGGATCCACTATCGCACACGCGTACAAACACACTCGCTCACAGTCACATGCACTCACAAATCCAGATCCACTTATGCACACATGTACAAACACACTCGCTCACAGTCACATGCACTCACAAATCCAGATCCACGTATGCACACATGTACAAACACACTTGCTCACAGTCACAAACCCGGATCCACTGACGCACATGCGTGCAAACACACTCGCTCACATTCATACGCAGTCACAAACCCAGATCCACTGACGCACACGCACTCACTCACATTCACACACACTCAGAAACCTGATCAAACTCCCGACTCCACTGACACACACgcgtgcaaacacacacacactcacacacgaCAGCCGCAAGGCCCCTTCTCTTTTCACAGCAACTGAACGGTGGTCCTGAGATCCCCCGAAGGAACCAAGAACGCCCCCAAGCCGAGCGGATCTTTTAACCTTTGCGCCTATTTTGAATCCTTTTCTAATCCCGCCTCCCCCCTGGTTTCTTTTGCTCCCCAGATCAGACCGTTCTCAGCAGCTTCCCAACTTTCTCCATCTCGGTTTTTTCCAAGCTCGGGTTTGGCTTaaaaggaacaaaacaaaacaacaagccAGGCAATCCCACCAACAAGCCACGGGACGCCCTGCCACCCCGCGGCCCACGCCCCAGGGACGGCCACCTACCTGCCCAGGCTCCTAGCCGGTGCCGGTGCCGGTGccgggggggtcggggggggtccCTCCGTGCAGCGCCTAGCGGTGGCTGCGTTCCCGGGCTGCTCTCAGACGCTGAGCAGCCTCCAGTCACTGTAACGAACAGTCCTGCGCTGCCGGCTCAGCTGGGTTTAATAGGGGGCTGGggctaggctgggggggggagacggAGAGCCACCAATGGGGGCACCCAGCGGGGGAGGGGTCTAGAGTTGGCCCCCCCACGTTACACCCGCCCCCGCGTTACACACCCTGCCATCCGCGCGCACATTACACACACGCCAGTCACCCCCTGACACAACCGGCACACGCGCCAGCGGCCCCCCCGCATTACAGCCCTCCAGCATCTCCCTTGCACACAGATCCCCactgcgcgcacgcacacacacacacacccgcgcACACACCCGCGCACACCCGCACACACCCCTTTGACGCGGTGTCCATTACCTGCCGGGTTTACActttggttcaatagctctcagcccccccccccatacaaatGGTTCCAGCCCCCCGGCCGGTCGCTGGTGTAGCCGCGAGGGGACCGGGATGCTGTGGGGTTTGAGGCAGCAGCTGGGCCCTTCCCGGATGGGGCTGACCCCccgggaggagagagaaagggcGGCTGCCAACGCTCCTTTTGTCCCCCACTGCTGGTGTGGGGGGACGACTCGGTTCGTTCCACAGACACAGAGGTGGGGGGAGTCCTCATATCTGACCCCCACGGGGAACGGGCAACACTGGCTATGGGGCTGTGGGCCATTCACCCCCCCGTCCGCTCTCGGCGCCGCTCGACGGGAAGCTGCCGGCGTCTCTGCTCCCACCCCCGGCCTGCCGCTCTGGgctgatccccccacccccaagagcaGAGgcaaagagggggtggggggcagggccgagggCGGCCCCTGCCGCTGTGCACTCCGGGCCCAGGCCGCAGCTTAGAGCGGCCCCCAGGGCGATGTCGCCCCCGTGTtcaagctgcccccaccccgtggGCTGCTCACCCCAGTCTCTGCGCCCCGAGCCTCCGCCAGGCGGGTCCGCGGCGCCTCCGGACGCTGACGCAGCCCCGGGCGCTCGGTCTgtcgggggctgcaggctggctcCTCCCTGGTCGAAGCTTTGCgcccagctggggtctggggccccGGCAGCTTGTGAGCGGAGTcggctggggctggaggccagAGAGACGGTGAGCAGAGCATCCACCTGGGTGCAGAGGCACTTCGCAAGGAGAAGGTCCGTTCTGGGACAAGCCGCGCCAGGGCGTCTCTTCTCTCAACCCCTTGAGCCCCAGCTCCAAGACAGGGCTGGGTAAGCACATGGCAAAGCAGCAACCGGAGCTGTTCCAAGCGGGAGATCCTCCAGTTAGGACAGGAGAGAgtctcctgctgcctctgcctgcacccTTGGGGACAGCTGCATTGTCCACATGCCAAGAACACTGGTTTGGCTTGCGTGGGTCTAGCCCGTAAGGCCGCCGCCCTGAACCCCAAGCTCGTTCGTCTCAGGGCGGCCGTGGATGAAACTGCCTGCCCGCTCCGGGAAAGAACTGCACCGCAACTAACCGTGCAGCATTTCTCCAGGATCTAACTGCCTACGTCTCCTGCTGGCGGCTACCACCGCCAGCTGGTGACGTCACACCTGTCGCACCAGCGTATTTCACAAGAGCCCGGCGTGGGAAGCTGCTCACGCCAACCCAAGCACAGGCACACAGCGGGAatggggtttcccctccccatTTTTCGCACTCCCCACAAGAGCTCTCTTCTCCCGTTCCCTTCCCCATGCCCTTTGCCGTTACACCCCACCCGgcctgcaaatccatccactgaTTTCCAGAGATGGACGCGGCCCCATCTCCCTAGTGAGCTTGACAACGCTAACCCAGACCTTAAATATCAtgggctgctctctgccccccagatCCCAGGAGCCCAATGCAGTGCCCCCACTTCCATCCGAACCGAACGGAACGAAAGCCGAGTCTCCACCGAATTGAGGGTTTCGTCTTTTATTCCTGTTTTCCTAGAGGAGACAATTAAAACTCCCAGCCCTTGTAACCCAGCAACCGTAAGTGCCTTGGCGATGGAGCTCACGGTAAGTTTCTCTTTAGCAGCTGGAAGTTCCCAGCACCGACACGACTTTCTCAGAGGAAGAGCCAAGGTTGACTTCCCAGGCTCCGGGAAAGGTGGGAGCGAGAAATCAGGGGGGGCTCAGAAGCCCCCGGGGTCCAGAGATGTGCCGCGAAAATGCGGGAAGTGCTCAATGTTCTGCCTCCGGGGGGCTGAGGCTTCGTTTAAAGCCGAGGAAAGGTCCCAGAGGCCACAGCCCTGATGCTCGAGGCACCTCGGTCGCGGCCCGGGGCCAGGCCTTCGACCAGGCTTTTCGGCTTGGCGAGATCCATGGAGCCGGGAAAGCCAGAGGCTGATCTTGTTTCGAGAGGTCGCCAGAGGGTCAGGGCgcccggggaggggagcagcgGGATTTTAAGACACATTTTCAacgcctcctgcctgcccctccctctcccaattGACCCCTCCCCGGGATCACAAACTCCTGGCCGAGAGCCTGCTTTAGCTGGGGAGAGAGATTAAAACCCCCAAGCACTTTGGCTTATTCCAACTACCACTTTGGGGGTCTTTAAAATCTGTTCTCTGCCTCTCGAGCCCGGGGGAGTCGCGCTGGGACCGGGGTGTCACCACGCCAGGCTCTGCCAAGGAACTCAACCCGGGacggggggcagagccgggctaGCAGGATGATCAGCCGGGGGACGGCGAGCAGCTCCTACCCGGGGGTTATCTGCAGGGTGCCCCAGCTCCAGGCACCCCCCGAACTGGGGAAAACGAGAAGTTGCACCCCAGGACTCGAGAGGCAGCCGGGGCAGCTGGCAAACTCCGGGTGCCTCACTGCCCGGCGTCCCCCCTTCACCTCCCGTCCCGTTTGTTCATCCCCCCCCGATCGCACCGCTTCTCACACACCCAGGCGTTCCCTGGGGCACGCTCCGGCAGGCCAGGGGAACAATGGGACTCACGCACCGCGCCGGCACTCGGCACGCGGCCggggcagcagctgcagccgCAGGATGTTCATTAAAGACGAGCGCGGCCAGAGGAGGCCTAGTTAATTAATATCCGCGTCCCCCCCCCACAACGCACACGCACCCCTCCCCTAAGTGCAGGGGGATGATCGCTCCGGAGAGCGCCACGGCCTTTCTGGCTCCCCGCCCGTCGTTGTTTATGGCTTTCATTTGCGGCGGCCCGTCTCGCGGAGCCTGGCACGGTGACGCTGGCTGGCTGCGTCGTGAACGGCGCCCAGGCTGCCGCTCCGGGAGGCCCCGGGAGCCCTTGGGCGCTGCCAAGAGGCATCGAGCCGGGGGCACAAGCCAGGGCCCGGGGTTGCTCTGTCCAGGCAGGAACAGGCTGGGCCAGGAGCTGCACTGAAGCGAGGCCTTTAACGGGAAGGAGACACGGGGACATGTAGACAGTGGGGTGtagcggttagagcagggagaACTGGGACTCACGGGTTCTTCTCTCTGGCCTGCCACTGACtccgtggggggtggggaaatctcGATCGCCTCCCCTCCcgctctctgggcctcagtttcctcagctgCTGGAGACAATAGTAACCGCCAGGCTGGGCGAGCTGCTATGCCGAAGGCGTTCTCAGCCCCTGCAGGAGGGCAAAGGGGGGTGAATATgcgaacagaacccaggcgtcctgcctccACCCGCCCCCggcgccagcccccagccccgttCCCGCTGGCGCCTCGGCCGTTCCCCCATTATGCTGCCCGGCGGGAGGTTAACCTGCTGCTCCGGGGGGGTTATCGGgtaactcccctgccctcccccatgcTGAGGAATTTCATCCCCCCTactgcccccccctcaccttctgcctgcctcccccccagcctcgcTCCAAGGGCTGCAGAGGCGGGAACCGGCTGCTTCCTGGATGGCGGGCGGGGCAGGGGCCACGGGGCCCAGATTTCCAGCCGCACCCGCATGTCCAAGCCCCTTGGAACAGACCCAGGGCAGAACGGCTTTGCAGGCTCGAGGAGGGGGCTGCCGCACTGCAATAACCCGAGAGACCAGGGGACAATGCCCGGCTCTGCTCCAGGCTCCCgcggtgcctcagttcccccctcTGCAAGATGGGCACATTCTCGCTGCCCTGCCTCACACTGAGGATAAACAGGTAGCCCGGCTGAGCGGGGGCTGGTGCAGCAGCTGGCACGGTGGCCTCCGGGGAGTTACTGGAAGCCGCCTAGCGCTCAGAGCCGGACGCCCCCAGCCCTTTGCAGCATGTTATCGACCCTGGCGGCGTCTGGGCCAGGCTGCGTATTTCTGCCTGCCAGGAGACGGCCCCGTGTGCGTTAACCCGCTACACCCGTGGCCCCAGAGCGCCCCACCCTGCTTCCTGGCTGTAATGAGATCCCTGCGTTGGGCTGGCTACACCCAGCTCCCGGAGTCTCTGCTGCCTGAGTTAGAGGGCCAGCGTGTTCGTCATTATCCTCcctagatagggaaactgaggcacaaggagagGCACTGCATTGGGTCCAGGTCCTGatggagctgggaagagaacccaggagttctgcctCTAAACGCCAAGCAGAAGAGAGAGCTACTGACTGAAAggtgccccctctgccccccccggtgtgtgatttggggggtgggggaaagggagctgAGCCGGACACTCTCCTGGAGGGTCACAGAGACTCGGAAGCCCTTGGAAATCTGGCACACGCGTCCCGCTGAGCGGAACCCGCGCCAGTGAATTACTCAGGGCTCCAGTGGCAGGGCAGCCCCACGGGGCGTCTTCTCCCTGCAGGGGAACAGCAGCCGGGTTCAAAACGGCAGGGCTGCCCCCTGGGAAGAGAGAAGGCCCCTGAGTCCCTGCAGGGTGCGCCTGTGccgggagaggtgtgtgtgtgtgtgtgggggggtgaatgTGGTTACACAGCCGTGAGCTTTGTTAGAGAGGGAGGGGCTCTGCCCCGGGGGAGTGGGGGCACCCTCTGTGCCCCATTGAGCTCAGCTCCTGGCCTGGACGCCGGCAGGGACCTGGGCACCGCGGCCCTTGTGGGTGCCGGAGGGGGGCAAGGGAGACAGTCTGCCATGAGTTACGGCCCTTGGGGGGAGCCCTTGGTCTGCTGGGTTATCAAGGAGCTGAAGAGGGTGGAGGCTCTTTTGAAATGCAGCTGGGGCATTAGAGGGACGGAGGGTGCTGGGGCAGCGCGGGGGGGGATCCCAGccgggcagccccctccccggagaaggggcaggggcaatggcagaggaggatgaggaaggctTGGAATTGGGTTTCATGGGAATTTTAAAGATGTGGCGCCTTAACCATGGGAAGAAATAGGCACCTCCACACAGTCTCACACAATTTGCACCGCCCCCCCCGTGTCACTGCATGCAGAGATACACACACAAGTACCTGTGTCGCTGCCACACacgttctctctctcacacacagcacagAGGTAATTGCCTTTACCTCGGCAAG
Protein-coding sequences here:
- the TAC3 gene encoding tachykinin-3 isoform X1, which codes for MCLPSPVLELGLKGLREETPWRGLSQNGPSPCEVPLHPGGCSAHRLSGLQPQPTPLTSCRGPRPQLGAKLRPGRSQPAAPDRPSARGCVSVRRRRGPAWRRLGAQRLGSAISPRPRPRQRKMKSPLVLTVLLSLAAAKLCHTYCEGTQEQQTSRGIQTKPSSDPYKLPTALLRRLYDGHRVSYEALLQLAGKDDARPKMPVPSQKRDMHDFFVGLMGKRTPEPDDPTDGNKETSAGFGDLKYPPNAE